GCGTCTGCAGCCGGTATTCCGGCAGCACGCGGATCAGCCGCCCCTCGCGGATATCGTCGAGCACCGTATACAACGCGACGCATGCGATCCCGCGCCCGGCGCGCACGGCGACGCACAGCGCGTCCGGCACGTTGACCTGGAACGGCGCGGGCGGCAGCTCGAACACCTGCTCGTCGCCGTCCTTGTGCTCGAGCCGCCATTCGCTGGCCGGCGACGCCGGCGTGTCGAGCCGCAGGCAGGTGTGCTTCGGCAGGTCTTCCGGCGTCTGCGGCGTGCCGTGCCGCGCGAGGTATTCGCGCGACGCGACGAGCACGCTGCAGCTCGTGCCGCAGGTTTGCGCGACATAGCCCGAATCCGGCAGCTGCGACGCGGTGACGATCGACACGTCGTAGCCCTCCTCGACCAGGTTCGGCATCCGCTGCGCGAGCGTCAGCTCGACCGACACGTCCGGGTTGTCCTCCTGGTAGCGGACGATCGACGACACGACGTGGCTCTGCCCGAGCCCCGTCATCGCGTGGATGCGCATCTTGCCGGTCGGCCGCAACAGCGCGTTGCGCGCCTCCGCGTTCGCATAGTCGATTTCCGCGAGGATCGATTTCGCCCGCTCGAAATAGCGCTGGCCGCTCTCGGTGAGGCCGAGGTGACGCGTCGTGCGATGCAGGAGG
The sequence above is drawn from the Burkholderia ubonensis genome and encodes:
- a CDS encoding LysR family transcriptional regulator, whose translation is MDMLENMRLFVRVVEAGSFTAVAKEIDATTAQVSRAVSNLEAHVQTRLLHRTTRHLGLTESGQRYFERAKSILAEIDYANAEARNALLRPTGKMRIHAMTGLGQSHVVSSIVRYQEDNPDVSVELTLAQRMPNLVEEGYDVSIVTASQLPDSGYVAQTCGTSCSVLVASREYLARHGTPQTPEDLPKHTCLRLDTPASPASEWRLEHKDGDEQVFELPPAPFQVNVPDALCVAVRAGRGIACVALYTVLDDIREGRLIRVLPEYRLQTLSVYAVYATRRYLDAKIRTFLEHLRTTLTPALEEDLRELDRLTVEHAPDGLKRA